One window of the Felis catus isolate Fca126 chromosome E3, F.catus_Fca126_mat1.0, whole genome shotgun sequence genome contains the following:
- the HS3ST6 gene encoding heparan sulfate glucosamine 3-O-sulfotransferase 6 isoform X3: MASQLSGKRAPFSPSDFPQHSRERLGSVGPGSTLTRAPAATPLSGGTGIRLLRAGPSSQSCHCPESRPVAAASRRAMVMTPKPRRLEPRSPRGRDRSLMPRTLDGQITLEKTPSYFVTREAPGRIHGMSPDTKLIVVVRNPVTRAISDYAQTLSKTPGLPSFRALAFRHGLGPVDTAWSAVRIGLYAQHLTNWLRLFPLSRFLFVSGERLVSDPAGEVGRVQDFLGLKRVVTDKHFYFNATKGFPCLKKAQGGSRPRCLGKSKGRPHPRVPEAVVRRLRDFYRPFNRRFYQMTGQDFGWD; this comes from the exons ATGGCAAGCCAACTGTCAGGAAAGCGCGCCCCATTCTCCCCCTCAGACTTCCCTCAACATTCCCGGGAACGCCTCGGCTCAGTAGGGCCCGGGTCCACACTCACCCGCGCACCTGCTGCTACGCCCTTGTCCGGAGGGACTGGGATCCGCCTTCTAAGAGCCGGTCCTTCATCTCAGTCCTGTCACTGCCCTGAGAGCCGACCCGTCGCCGCAGCATCCAGGCGCGCAATGGTGATGACCCCGAAGCCTCGCAGGCTGGAGCCCAGGTCTCCAAGAGGGCGCGACAG GAGCCTGATGCCACGCACCCTGGACGGGCAGATCACCCTGGAGAAGACCCCTAGCTACTTCGTGACTCGGGAGGCCCCCGGCCGCATCCACGGCATGTCTCCGGACACGAAGCTGATCGTGGTGGTGCGGAACCCTGTGACGCGGGCCATCTCCGACTACGCCCAGACGCTCTCCAAGACCCCGGGCCTGCCCAGTTTCCGTGCCCTGGCCTTCCGCCACGGCCTGGGCCCTGTGGACACGGCCTGGAGCGCCGTACGCATCGGCCTGTACGCCCAGCACCTGACCAACTGGCTGCGGCTCTTTCCCCTGTCCCGCTTCCTATTCGTCAGCGGGGAGCGCCTGGTCAGCGACCCGGCCGGGGAGGTGGGCCGCGTGCAGGACTTCCTGGGCCTCAAACGCGTGGTCACGGACAAGCACTTCTACTTCAACGCCACCAAGGGCTTCCCCTGCCTCAAGAAGGCCCAGGGGGGCAGCCGCCCCCGCTGCCTGGGCAAATCCAAGGGCCGGCCCCACCCCCGCGTGCCCGAGGCTGTGGTCCGGCGCCTGCGGGACTTCTACCGGCCCTTCAACCGCAGGTTTTACCAGATGACCGGCCAGGACTTTGGCTGGGACTGA
- the HS3ST6 gene encoding heparan sulfate glucosamine 3-O-sulfotransferase 6 isoform X2 produces MAGSGGLGGGAGGGQGAGTGQGAALRGPRAPLLLAALVLGAYCLCALPGRCPPAARAPVPAPAPAEPLRAVGPRGAPGLPVASGPGRRRFPQALIVGVKKGGTRALLEFLRLHPDVRALGSEPHFFDRSLMPRTLDGQITLEKTPSYFVTREAPGRIHGMSPDTKLIVVVRNPVTRAISDYAQTLSKTPGLPSFRALAFRHGLGPVDTAWSAVRIGLYAQHLTNWLRLFPLSRFLFVSGERLVSDPAGEVGRVQDFLGLKRVVTDKHFYFNATKGFPCLKKAQGGSRPRCLGKSKGRPHPRVPEAVVRRLRDFYRPFNRRFYQMTGQDFGWD; encoded by the exons ATGGCAGGTAGCGGCGGCCtgggcggcggggccgggggcggccaGGGCGCGGGGACCGGGCAGGGGGCCGCGCTGCGGGGGCCGCGTGCGCCGCTGCTTCTCGCCGCGCTGGTGCTCGGCGCCTACTGCCTCTGCGCCCTCCCCGGCCGCTGCCCGCCGGCCGCCCGCGCTCCGGTGCCGGCGCCCGCGCCCGCTGAGCCGCTCCGCGCCGTCGGTCCCCGGGGGGCGCCGGGCTTGCCTGTGGCCAGCGGCCCGGGACGCCGGCGCTTCCCGCAGGCGCTCATCGTGGGCGTGAAGAAGGGCGGCACGCGCGCCCTGCTGGAGTTCCTGCGGCTGCACCCCGACGTCCGCGCGCTCGGCTCTGAGCCCCACTTCTTCGACAG GAGCCTGATGCCACGCACCCTGGACGGGCAGATCACCCTGGAGAAGACCCCTAGCTACTTCGTGACTCGGGAGGCCCCCGGCCGCATCCACGGCATGTCTCCGGACACGAAGCTGATCGTGGTGGTGCGGAACCCTGTGACGCGGGCCATCTCCGACTACGCCCAGACGCTCTCCAAGACCCCGGGCCTGCCCAGTTTCCGTGCCCTGGCCTTCCGCCACGGCCTGGGCCCTGTGGACACGGCCTGGAGCGCCGTACGCATCGGCCTGTACGCCCAGCACCTGACCAACTGGCTGCGGCTCTTTCCCCTGTCCCGCTTCCTATTCGTCAGCGGGGAGCGCCTGGTCAGCGACCCGGCCGGGGAGGTGGGCCGCGTGCAGGACTTCCTGGGCCTCAAACGCGTGGTCACGGACAAGCACTTCTACTTCAACGCCACCAAGGGCTTCCCCTGCCTCAAGAAGGCCCAGGGGGGCAGCCGCCCCCGCTGCCTGGGCAAATCCAAGGGCCGGCCCCACCCCCGCGTGCCCGAGGCTGTGGTCCGGCGCCTGCGGGACTTCTACCGGCCCTTCAACCGCAGGTTTTACCAGATGACCGGCCAGGACTTTGGCTGGGACTGA
- the HS3ST6 gene encoding heparan sulfate glucosamine 3-O-sulfotransferase 6 isoform X1 encodes MAGSGGLGGGAGGGQGAGTGQGAALRGPRAPLLLAALVLGAYCLCALPGRCPPAARAPVPAPAPAEPLRAVGPRGAPGLPVASGPGRRRFPQALIVGVKKGGTRALLEFLRLHPDVRALGSEPHFFDRCYERGLAWYRSLMPRTLDGQITLEKTPSYFVTREAPGRIHGMSPDTKLIVVVRNPVTRAISDYAQTLSKTPGLPSFRALAFRHGLGPVDTAWSAVRIGLYAQHLTNWLRLFPLSRFLFVSGERLVSDPAGEVGRVQDFLGLKRVVTDKHFYFNATKGFPCLKKAQGGSRPRCLGKSKGRPHPRVPEAVVRRLRDFYRPFNRRFYQMTGQDFGWD; translated from the exons ATGGCAGGTAGCGGCGGCCtgggcggcggggccgggggcggccaGGGCGCGGGGACCGGGCAGGGGGCCGCGCTGCGGGGGCCGCGTGCGCCGCTGCTTCTCGCCGCGCTGGTGCTCGGCGCCTACTGCCTCTGCGCCCTCCCCGGCCGCTGCCCGCCGGCCGCCCGCGCTCCGGTGCCGGCGCCCGCGCCCGCTGAGCCGCTCCGCGCCGTCGGTCCCCGGGGGGCGCCGGGCTTGCCTGTGGCCAGCGGCCCGGGACGCCGGCGCTTCCCGCAGGCGCTCATCGTGGGCGTGAAGAAGGGCGGCACGCGCGCCCTGCTGGAGTTCCTGCGGCTGCACCCCGACGTCCGCGCGCTCGGCTCTGAGCCCCACTTCTTCGACAGGTGCTACGAGCGCGGCCTCGCCTGGTACCG GAGCCTGATGCCACGCACCCTGGACGGGCAGATCACCCTGGAGAAGACCCCTAGCTACTTCGTGACTCGGGAGGCCCCCGGCCGCATCCACGGCATGTCTCCGGACACGAAGCTGATCGTGGTGGTGCGGAACCCTGTGACGCGGGCCATCTCCGACTACGCCCAGACGCTCTCCAAGACCCCGGGCCTGCCCAGTTTCCGTGCCCTGGCCTTCCGCCACGGCCTGGGCCCTGTGGACACGGCCTGGAGCGCCGTACGCATCGGCCTGTACGCCCAGCACCTGACCAACTGGCTGCGGCTCTTTCCCCTGTCCCGCTTCCTATTCGTCAGCGGGGAGCGCCTGGTCAGCGACCCGGCCGGGGAGGTGGGCCGCGTGCAGGACTTCCTGGGCCTCAAACGCGTGGTCACGGACAAGCACTTCTACTTCAACGCCACCAAGGGCTTCCCCTGCCTCAAGAAGGCCCAGGGGGGCAGCCGCCCCCGCTGCCTGGGCAAATCCAAGGGCCGGCCCCACCCCCGCGTGCCCGAGGCTGTGGTCCGGCGCCTGCGGGACTTCTACCGGCCCTTCAACCGCAGGTTTTACCAGATGACCGGCCAGGACTTTGGCTGGGACTGA